From the genome of Hypanus sabinus isolate sHypSab1 chromosome 29, sHypSab1.hap1, whole genome shotgun sequence:
AGTTCAAGGAAAGATAACCTTCAGGGAGGGGATCTCTGAGGAAGAGGATTGGTTGGCCCACAGGAGCCCTTGGAACCCAGGCCCTCCTGCACTTGGGGCGTACTGATGGCAGGTGGGACCCTGCAGGTGGGAGCCACAGGTGAAGGACAGATTGTAGGTGACCTTGCCGTACTTGAGGTAACACGTACGATCTGTCGACCCAGAGGTGAGGGGTACCACACAGGTCCCCAGGGCTTCGTTCCTAAATTTGTCCACATCGTAGACGGTCAGGGTGAGTTTCAGGTGACTGGCGACCAGCACCTCACCCAGGTCCAGTCGGGCTTTCCACTGGGGGTTGTTATTATTGTACACTATTGAGGTCTGAGCTTTGATCCGCCCATAAGAGACCTTCACAAAACCATCAGTGCCTGTAATTTGGTCACCCCAGAGGTCGAAGCCCCTCATGACAGTGACCACCAGGTGCCCCATGCCTTTCTGCTTGGCACAGCAGAGACGGTCAGTCCAGTTGTTTTCTGGGCAGAGGCAGGAGCAAGGATCAGAGGCACTCTTGCTCTTGCCTGCAGGGCAGGTTGCTTTGGAGCAGTCCGGTATCTGGGCATTGGCCAAGATGTACTCTGAGAGATAGAGCATTAGCTGGTCTCGCCTGTGGTcgtcatcaggaagcaggtaatGAATAGGGTACAACTTGTAACCGATCAGCCCTGGTGATTCTGTCAGACTCTTCAGCCAgctggtgaagacagtggggtcAGAGGAGAAGAGGGTGTCTGTGTCCCCAATGGAGTGACCCCCTGAGGTTTCCGTTAGCCTCTCGTTGAAGACCTGGTGGAAGCTGCTACCATGGCTGAGGGAAGAGGCCTTACTCTTACAGAACGAGGCTTTAGCTGAGGCCTTTGCTGCCGTGATCACCTCGTAACTGGCCTCTACACTTAGACAGTCCTTCACTTCCTCAACAGTGAGGCCGTCTGCTGCAGCCTTGCAGGTGCGGATGGCTGTCAAGTCCTTGAAGGAGCCCCCCAGCTTCACCAACTGGATGTAATGTGTTCCAAAAGTCTCCACCAGTCTGCGGTAGTGGTGTCGGGCACCCTCGTAGGAGGTGTTAGTGATCCGGCCCAGGTGGGCAGAGAACTGGGCTGACAGGGGCGGAGGGTTCTTCAGACGGTAGCCGTACAGATTACATTGGAAAGTATGGCTGGTGAAGCTGTAGCGATCTGATTTGGCCTTGTGGCTGGCGAAGGACATGGCCTTGGATTTGGAGCCCGCCAGCCCCACACTGACCGTTTGTCCAGGTTGGGGCTGAAGGCTCAGGTCAGCACGCCAGCTGACGTCCAGACTGGAGTTGATCGACTCAGCCAGCTCGGAGACCGAGCGGAAGAGCTGGCTGGACAAGGTCCGGCTGCAGCTGCGCTGAGCACGCCAGTCCACCACGGCCAGGGGGAGGCGTTGCCGTTCACCTGCCATCTGTGAGTTTGTGCAGAGGGTGCAGGTGCCGTCCGGGCGCTCCCAGCTCTCCACGTCCACCACGTAGGCCCCCTTGGCACTCAGCGTCACTATATCGAAACCTTCTCCAGCCAGACTGGTCCCAGGTACAGGGGACGCGGACTGGCACTCACTGGCACTGCCCGTATGGCAGACAGCTCCTGCGCCCCCCAGGAACAGGAGCTGCCACAGCAAcactcccactctccaccttaTCCTGGATTCCATCGCTGTGTCAACAGGGCTCCCCTCGATCGACGGAACTCTGTAGGTTAAGAGGAGAAGGAGAAAGTGATGAAGGGAAAGGTAAACTTAGGTAGAGGGATAGGTAAGTGGAGGAATGGATTAAGGAGTATGATTAGCTTATGATCAATTACCTTATGTTGGTTGCTATACAGCCAAAAAGGGAACCTTACCCAGCAACAAGTGATGTACCAGACATTGTTCCCTCATAGCATTAGACATAGGTCTAAATAAAGAATTATCTGGTTGCACAAAGCATTTTTGAGGTATAGTATAACTAACTAGTGGAAGGACAGCATGGGAGGGGGTGGTAGAATGCTGGAGAGTAGGGGCAGGTGTCAACATACGGAACTGAGCCTGTATCCATGCTGATCTTGGCAGAAATAATTATCACTAACCAAGAATGATTTTACACCTAATTGTAACTTACCATGTGATTGAAACTATTCTAAAGCTGTATTAGCTCGCGTAATTACAGTATTTCCTGTAATGGTCAACATTATAAATTGTGTGGAATTGTGTTTGGGGGCGGGCAGTGTCCGCACTGTCTCTTTGGGAGATCAGTCTGTATCTTTCCCCACAGCATGCTATGAATAAGAAGTGAAGTTTGACGAAGGATCacttgttttatggttttattgaaCTTGTGGTACCTTGTGCTATTGCATCGGGTGGATCAGCCTTTGGCAAAAGGTCACCCTCAACACTAAACCCCTTGAACAGGGGTCCAAAGCATTATCCCTTCCCAATGAAGAGTCACCCCTTCACCAACCCCTCTCACCCTGCCCCCAGACAGTGGCCCCAGCTATCCATGACCCCTCAGCACATTAGCTGTCCATCCACGGCTGTTTAGAGAGAGGAAATATTGGGGCAGTTACAAAAGAGGGGCAGGAAAGCCAGAGCAGAGAGAGGGGCTGGGGAGACCATTACGGAGAGTGTGACCCTACATGACATGAGTGGAGGAGATGAAAGAGTCACCAAATGGTTACAGCTCGGGGAAGGCCAATCCCGCCCTCCAGTCTGTAGCATTTCTGTGCAAGGGCAAACCCACCtttcccactccccagccttccccCACAGCCCAGAGAATTCCTCCCTTACCACCGTTTATCTGGCACCCTCTTGAACACCCCGACTGAAGCAACTCTCCTCGCAGTGAATTGCACACCCCAATTATTTGCTGCCGAAGCAAAACTTCCTCAGTTACCCTTCATCTCCTCTCTCTGGTCACCCTGAGGTGGTGAGCTCACGTCCTCGACCCTTCCACTGAtgggactctccccacagcccaagTCCTTGATGCCTGGATTCACTCTCCCACACATTCTCCAATGGCTTCACGTCTTTTGTCATCTTTCTTCCAGAAACTGACTCCAGTGTTTTACAGAACCCCATCCCGACTCCTTGCCTGGTAGTCCGAGATTCAATCGAACATGCCTTGTTTTCAAAACTTTCTCATCATATTTGGTGGACTGCTCTCCTGTACTCCCGATCTCTGTCCTCGTTGAAGCAATGTCCCTTCACTTGTTCTCATCCTTCCCACTAAAATGTAACCCTTCACATTACTCATCATCATACAGTATCATTCCAGCAacaccctctctctcattctccccctctctctctctctcctctctcattctctctctctcctctctctctctcgctgtctctcGCACTTTCTACCTCCGTAtttctttctgtctctttcactttCAGTGTGTTTTTCTCTATTTCTCTCAGTCTTTCACTCTCTGaatcagttcctctgtctctttctgttggtctctctccattcccctctctctcactttctgtctctgtatctctctttctgtctctttcactctCAATCTGGTTCTCTCTatctcttctgtctctctccatttctctctctctctctctccctccctccctccctcatgcTATTTTGACAAGACTGTTCATTGTGAGACAGGCACCATCTCTGTTCAATAATCTGTATTATGAAAAGCAGCGGTCCATGTCCTGACCCATGGAAACTCCACGACCCATCTCACTCCAGTCTGATCAGCCTTCAGCCACTGCTCTCTGCCTCCCACCATTACACTAATTCTCTTTGCACACTTCTGTAGCCCCCTTTATTCGATTTTGCCGATGAGCCCATTTATCAAGTACCTTTCCGGAATTCTCTGCCAGTGCATTTCTGGAAGTCTCTGACATTATCAACGGGACCCTCATTGACCGCCTGTGGGAAGGTGAGGGAATGTGACAAACTCGTTAAAATGAACGGCCAGGCAGACTTACTGTGGGACAAACTGATGAAGATGAACGGGGAAGGAGTGAGCGGAACCAAGTGGGGAGGAAGGCAAGAGATATCGTAGGGAAAAAGGGAATTGACAATGAAGGAGAGATGGATAGGGAATGTGAGAGGGCGAGGGACAGGTGAGGAATATAATCAGaatgggagagaggaggaagggagAGTGAGAAGAGCAGAAAGGAGAGAATAGAGAAGTACAAGAAAGAGACAGAATGagaagacagagatagagagaaaacagacaggaagagaagagagagacagagtgagaaggaaagaaagggagagaagaGAACAAGGAAAGCGAAGaaagacagagaggagagaggaaagagagaagagagagacagagggatagagagagcaaagagagacagtgaggaagaacaAGTTAGGCAGAAGAGAATGAGAAGAGGGAGGAGCGAGACAatgaaatagagagtcagagagaatgagagagaagagagatacagagaaagaGAAGAGAGAGGAGATACCATACGCAGCTACAAAGACAAGGACAGAcattcacagagagagagagatggagagagacataaaaagacagagagagacagggagacagctacagagagagtgagagagagacagatagagagaaaagggagtgagaggaagacagagagagaagacagagagggaaagagacaggtagtgagagagagagaaagtggagaaagagaagagagagaaaaagagtgagagagaagtgAAACAGACTGAGAAGAGAGACGGACAGAGAGCGAATTGAGAGAcatagtgaagagtgaagagaggaaagaaagagagaagggggagacagagtgaaggtgacagagggagagtgggggaagcgaggagagagagtggagagaggaaagagagagaccgaaagagagaggggagagagacagagagtggagaaagagaggagagagaatggacaagagaaacaagagagaaaaaagaaaaggagagacacagggagagacagacagagattcagatagagagacaaagagagaggaTAGAAAGGtggagagaggaaagagagaagagagacagagagacagtgtcaagagagagagagagtgagagagagacagagagaagagaggggagaaaagagatagacatagggagagagacagacagagaaagagagaaagagagagagagggagggagagtggggtgaagtgagaggaaggagacagagaggagagGGAAAGATAGAAAGTAGAGGTCAAAggagagagaagaaagaaaaggggagaaacagggagagagagatacagatagagacagggaggaagaaggttgaaagagagagggagacagacagagtgagagagacagagagagggagaagtgaATGaaaggagagagatgagagaggggagaagagagagagagagagagagaaactgaggaGAGAGACAAAGACACAGAAGAGAGAGTGAGATGGAAATATTGGAAAAGATGGAACAAGAGGAGAGGAATATCAAAGAGGCTCAACGAACAATTCCAGAACTTTAGCTCTCTGCTCACAAGGGCACCCAAGCAGGTGGGGTGGGGatgagagatggaggaagggtaGTTCTAGCTGTCTGGGGCTGTGGAGGAGGGTTTGTCTGTGGCAAGCAGATGCCCTCTGACCCCAATACTAAGACTGAGACCTACCTGATGATGATCTTTTGGGAACTTCAAACCCACCAGCTCACCCAGACCTCTCCTTCTGGAATCTGTATTGACCCAGTCAGTCAGCTCTGAGCTTATGAAGGCAAAGACTTGTCATTAAAGAAGGAGGGACAGTGATCAGACCACAAGGCTGTGGCCTGACCACAATGATACGCCCCTAATAAATGGAACATGATTCAAGAGCAAGGGCCAGTTACCATGGTAACACCATCCCTCCATCATTTCacgagggggagaggagaggaaaaGCTGGAAGAAATGGGCTGGAGAGACGAGATGGTTAAACGAAGAGGGTGGGGATGTTTGTGCCAGCAGCCATTTTGTTAAATCAGTGAGGTTACAGAAAGGGAGCAtggcagggagagagggagagggaggggggagaaggagagagggggacCGGGGAGAAAGACGGAGGTGAGAGGGATTGGTGGAGACAGGGAGACGGACAGGGAGTAAAAAAGAGGGAAGGGGatggagtgagtgtgagagaaagGGTTAGATGATCACGAAGTGCAGGTTGGTTTAGATGAT
Proteins encoded in this window:
- the LOC132383215 gene encoding perforin-1-like, yielding MESRIRWRVGVLLWQLLFLGGAGAVCHTGSASECQSASPVPGTSLAGEGFDIVTLSAKGAYVVDVESWERPDGTCTLCTNSQMAGERQRLPLAVVDWRAQRSCSRTLSSQLFRSVSELAESINSSLDVSWRADLSLQPQPGQTVSVGLAGSKSKAMSFASHKAKSDRYSFTSHTFQCNLYGYRLKNPPPLSAQFSAHLGRITNTSYEGARHHYRRLVETFGTHYIQLVKLGGSFKDLTAIRTCKAAADGLTVEEVKDCLSVEASYEVITAAKASAKASFCKSKASSLSHGSSFHQVFNERLTETSGGHSIGDTDTLFSSDPTVFTSWLKSLTESPGLIGYKLYPIHYLLPDDDHRRDQLMLYLSEYILANAQIPDCSKATCPAGKSKSASDPCSCLCPENNWTDRLCCAKQKGMGHLVVTVMRGFDLWGDQITGTDGFVKVSYGRIKAQTSIVYNNNNPQWKARLDLGEVLVASHLKLTLTVYDVDKFRNEALGTCVVPLTSGSTDRTCYLKYGKVTYNLSFTCGSHLQGPTCHQYAPSAGGPGFQGLLWANQSSSSEIPSLKVIFP